Proteins found in one Quercus robur chromosome 2, dhQueRobu3.1, whole genome shotgun sequence genomic segment:
- the LOC126715325 gene encoding cytochrome P450 734A1 gives MEQLLLSLLKLVFISLVILVFVLKVVVVLWWRPRKIENHFSKQGIRGPPYRFFIGNVKELVSMMLKASSQPMPFSHNILPRVLSFYHHWKKIYGATFLVWFGPTVRLTIADPELIREIFTSKSEFYEKVEAHPLVKQLEGDGLLSLKGEKWAHHRKIITPTFHMENLKLLIPVVAKSVVDMLDKWSAMSVSGEVEIEVSEWFQNLTEDVITRTAFGCSYEDGKAVFRLQAQQMMLAADVFQKVFIPGYRFLPTKRNMNSWKLDKEIKKSVTKLIERRKENCCGHVSVEKSPKDLLGLMIQASNTSPSSSSSSNFTIHDIVEECKSFFFAGKQTTSNLLTWTTVLLAMHPRWQVQAREEVQRVCGSRGIPTKDDVLKLKTLSMILNESLRLYPPTIATIRRAKVDVDLGAYKIPRGTEILIPILAIHHDQAMWGNDANEFNPARFSEGVARAAKHPVAFIPFGLGVRTCIGQNLALLQAKLVLAILLQRFSFRLAPSYQHAPTVLMLLYPQYGAPIIFQPLSPPAVPKDQGS, from the exons ATGGAGCAGCTGTTGTTGTCTTTGCTGAAGCTTGTTTTCATATCTTTGGTAATCCTAGTGTTTGTGTTAAAGGTGGTAGTGGTTCTTTGGTGGAGACCCAGAAAGATTGAAAACCATTTCTCAAAGCAAGGGATCAGAGGACCCCCTTACCGTTTCTTCATTGGAAATGTCAAAGAACTTGTGTCCATGATGTTAAAGGCCTCCTCTCAACCCATGCCTTTCTCTCACAACATACTCCCTAGAGTCCTCTCCTTCTACCATCACTGGAAAAAAATCTATG GTGCAACATTTCTTGTGTGGTTTGGACCCACAGTTCGTCTCACCATAGCTGATCCAGAACTCATAAGGGAAATCTTCACCTCCAAGTCAGAATTTTATGAGAAGGTAGAGGCTCATCCACTTGTTAAACAGCTTGAAGGTGATGGCCTCCTAAGCCTCAAAGGAGAAAAATGGGCTCACCATAGGAAAATCATCACCCCCACTTTCCACATGGAAAATCTCAAA ttgtTGATACCTGTGGTGGCCAAGAGTGTGGTGGACATGTTGGACAAATGGTCAGCAATGTCAGTTTCTGGTGAGGTTGAAATTGAAGTTTCCGAATGGTTCCAAAACTTAACAGAAGATGTCATTACTCGAACAGCATTTGGTTGTAGCTATGAGGATGGGAAAGCCGTTTTCCGACTACAAGCTCAACAAATGATGCTTGCTGCTGatgtttttcaaaaagtttttatccCTGGTTACAG atTCCTACCCACAAAGAGAAACATGAATTCTTGGAAATTGGATAAGGAAATCAAGAAATCAGTAACAAAGCTTATCGAACGCCGAAAAGAAAATTGTTGTGGACATGTATCAGTGGAGAAAAGTCCCAAAGATTTGCTGGGCCTAATGATTCAAGCATCAAATACAtccccatcatcatcatcatcttcaaatTTCACAATCCATGACATTGTGGAAGAGTGCAAGAGCTTTTTCTTTGCTGGCAAACAGACCACCTCCAATTTGCTTACGTGGACAACTGTTCTTCTAGCAATGCACCCACGGTGGCAGGTACAGGCACGTGAGGAGGTCCAAAGGGTGTGTGGATCACGTGGTATACCCACCAAAGATGATGTTTTAAAGCTTAAGACA CTGAGCATGATCTTGAATGAGTCCTTGCGATTGTACCCTCCAACAATTGCGACGATTAGACGAGCCAAAGTTGATGTTGACCTTGGGGCCTACAAGATCCCACGCGGGACAGAGATTTTGATTCCAATCCTAGCCATTCATCATGATCAAGCAATGTGGGGCAATGATGCTAATGAGTTCAACCCTGCTCGGTTCTCCGAAGGAGTGGCACGTGCCGCCAAGCATCCGGTGGCATTCATCCCCTTTGGACTTGGGGTCCGCACGTGCATCGGACAAAATCTAGCTCTATTGCAAGCAAAACTTGTGCTTGCTATCCTATTGCAACGCTTCTCCTTTAGGTTGGCCCCAAGTTATCAACACGCACCAACGGTGTTGATGTTACTTTACCCACAATATGGTGCACCCATCATTTTCCAACCATTGTCCCCTCCAGCGGTCCCCAAAGATCAAGGGTCCTAA